One Brassica oleracea var. oleracea cultivar TO1000 chromosome C7, BOL, whole genome shotgun sequence genomic window carries:
- the LOC106306381 gene encoding putative ethylene-responsive transcription factor ERF121, whose amino-acid sequence MDHSENIPSCDHKPPRLITRDQEHVIMVSALLQVISNVRGDNSSSNSVACEALHQPLDAGPCPLCNITGCLGCAFPVHEEIEKEKKHKGVRQKPSGKWSAEIWDPSLQRRRWLGTFPTAKMAAEAYDDAESKLVKRKAARSGTMNGDEPSIHREDDGEDE is encoded by the exons ATGGATCATTCAGAAAACATTCCCTCTTGCGATCACAAACCTCCTCGTTTGATCACAAGAGATCAAGAGCACGTGATCATGGTTTCTGCTCTGCTACAAGTCATATCCAACGTCCGAGGTGACAATTCATCATCGAACTCGGTTGCATGCGAAGCTCTTCATCAACCTTTGGACGCTGGCCCTTGTCCTCTCTGCAATATTACCGGTTGCTTAGGTTGCGCATTCCCAGTGCATGAAGAGATAGAGAAGGAGAAGAAGCACAAAGGTGTGAGGCAAAAGCCATCAG GTAAATGGTCTGCCGAGATATGGGATCCGAGTTTGCAAAGAAGAAGGTGGCTTGGAACATTTCCAACAGCTAAAATGGCTGCGGAGGCTTACGATGATGCGGAGTCTAAGCTTGTCAAAAGAAAGGCAGCAAGAAGTGGCACAATGAACGGAGATGAACCATCCATACACCGAGAAGACGACGGTGAAGATGAGTGA
- the LOC106302284 gene encoding serine/threonine-protein phosphatase PP-X isozyme 1-like — MMELFKVGGDCPKTNYLFLGDFVDRGYYSVETFLLLLALKVRYPDRITLIRGNHESRQITQVYGFYDECLRKYGSVNVWRYCTDIFDYMSLSAVVENKIFCVHGGLSPTIYTLDQIRTIDRKQEVPHDGAMCDLLSLQ; from the exons ATGATGGAGCTTTTCAAAGTTGGAGGTGATTGCCCCAAGACCAACTACTTGTTTCTTGGCGATTTTGTTGATCGTGGATACTACTCTGTTGAGACGTTTCTGCTTCTACTCGCTCTCAAG GTTAGATATCCAGACCGTATAACTCTCATCAGAGGAAACCACGAAAGCAGGCAAATCACACAG GTTTATGGATTTTATGATGAGTGTTTGCGTAAGTATGGTTCTGTAAATGTCTGGAGATACTGCACCGATATTTTTGACTACATGAG TCTTTCAGCTGTTGTTGAGAACAAGATATTCTGTGTTCATGGCGGTCTCTCTCCAACTATTTATACTCTTGATCAG ATCAGGACAATTGACCGAAAGCAAGAAGTGCCACATGATGGTGCCATGTGTGACCTCCTATCACTACAATAA